In Scophthalmus maximus strain ysfricsl-2021 chromosome 16, ASM2237912v1, whole genome shotgun sequence, the following proteins share a genomic window:
- the LOC118287054 gene encoding urotensin-2 receptor, which produces MNNKSTSLSTSPPRVGGSGTVDHELAITSTFGTLLSVVYVVGVSGNVYTLVVMCHSIRFATSMYISIINLALADLLYLSTIPFVVSTYFLKDWYFGDVGCRILLSLDLLTMHASIFTLTVMCTERYLAVIKPLDTVRRSKSYRKALAWGVWLLSLVLTVPMMVMVAQTTKSTADGGVKRMCAPTWAPLAYKVYVTVLFGTSIMAPGLIIGYLYVKLARTYLESQRNAVISGGSKRSPKQKVLIMIFTIVLVFWACFLPFWIWQLLPLYHSKPLGLASQTHTCINYLVASLTYSNSCINPFLYTLLTKNYREYLKNRHRSFYRYTSSFKQRPPSLYSWGKSASSSNQFEFHSETLAMGTLK; this is translated from the coding sequence ATGAACAACAAGTCCACCAGCCTCAGCACGAGTCCGCCGCGGGTCGGCGGCTCCGGGACGGTGGATCACGAACTCGCCATCACCTCTACTTTCGGGACGCTCCTCTCCGTCGTGTACGTCGTCGGGGTGTCGGGCAACGTGTACACGCTGGTGGTGATGTGTCACTCGATCCGCTTCGCCACCTCCATGTACATCTCCATCATCAACCTGGCGCTGGCGGACCTGCTCTACCTCTCCACCATCCCCTTCGTGGTGTCCACCTACTTCCTGAAGGACTGGTACTTCGGGGACGTGGGCTGCCGCATCCTGCTCAGCCTGGACCTCCTCACCATGCACGCGAGCATCTTCACCCTCACCGTCATGTGCACGGAGCGCTACCTGGCCGTCATCAAGCCGCTGGACACGGTGCGGCGCTCCAAGAGCTACCGCAAAGCCCTGGCGTGGGGCGTGTGGCTGCTGTCGCTGGTGCTCACCGTGCCCATGATGGTCATGGTCGCCCAGACCACCAAGAGCACGGCGGACGGGGGCGTGAAGAGGATGTGCGCGCCGACCTGGGCGCCGCTGGCGTACAAGGTGTACGTGACCGTCCTGTTCGGCACCAGCATCATGGCGCCGGGGCTCATCATCGGGTACCTGTACGTCAAGTTGGCGCGCACCTACTTGGAGTCCCAGCGCAACGCCGTGATAAGCGGCGGCAGCAAGCGGTCCCCCAAACAGAAGGTGCTGATAATGATCTTCACCATCGTGCTGGTGTTCTGGGCGTGCTTCCTGCCCTTCTGGATCTggcagctgctgccgctgtaCCACTCCAAGCCGCTGGGCCTGGCCTCGCAGACGCACACCTGCATCAACTACCTGGTGGCGAGCCTCACGTACAGCAACAGCTGCATCAACCCCTTCCTCTACACGCTCCTCACCAAGAACTACCGCGAGTACCTGAAGAACAGGCACAGGAGCTTCTACAGGTACACGTCGTCGTTCAAGCAGCGGCCGCCCAGCCTCTACTCGTGGGGCAAGTCCGCCTCCTCCAGCAACCAGTTCGAGTTCCACTCCGAGACACTGGCCATGGGCACGCTGAAGTGA